Genomic segment of Citrus sinensis cultivar Valencia sweet orange chromosome 7, DVS_A1.0, whole genome shotgun sequence:
ttaaaaaacaaaaatttcggTACACCGATTCAATCCTGGGTAAAAGTATTATCAAGTAAAGATGCTTACACTTACAAATTTTAAGTGATACGGTAGTCTCAAGATGAAATGCTCAATTGTAATCGCATTGAGCAAGTGTCCCCCTACGACTATTGTTGCCTGGACCAAGAGCAGCAGAAGTTATGTCGAATGTAATTAATGTCCAACAGCTGATGTTAACAGCAAGTCATATGCAGAACCCCTCTCCTTAACACAGTGAATATATGTACACAAGCTTACAagtaatatattttagaaGTAATAAATCAGAAGCTTCCACAATTTATCACAGAATTTCTGGGAGAAGCACACTGCAAATTCATGACCATAGTAGTATCCTTAGCAGCTGAACATTTAATCTGTCTATGGAAATGTGCTAGGCACTGAAAAAGAAACCAGCTCTAATGTCTGAAAGAGAGTAAACCAATTTCAAGTTTCAGAATATAGAGGCACCCTAACACTATTACAcatattttccattttcatgAATGTAGTTGTTggatggaaaagaaaataacacatataatatgatttagTGTACCAATTACAGTGAGTTCAACAATAGCCAACAGATCTCACCTTCTGCATAAGTGCGACAACCATTTCAGGAGTCTCAGGAATCCCATGCTCTAAAAATGCCTAAAAGttccaaaaatttaattgcataagTATGatgccattttttttcctttttgaatGTATGCGCAAAAAAGAGAGATCATACATTCATAATGCAggaattataaatgtttatcCAGAACGCAAGCTTCTGCTGATGGTTGAGACCCTCTAAACTGACAGAGGCAAGCTTCCCAAGTAGGAATCTGAAATAATCATCAAGACAGGGTGAAGACAAGTAATAGCAGTTTCAATAAACAAGTGAGAGAAAACAATCAAAGAACATACTTGAGCCTATGGATCAGAAACAAAGCATTTGTTGTTCGATTGAGATCAACTGAACTAGCTTCAATTGCACAGTGATGCTTGTAGGGACCAATATCAATGTTCCACAATTCTGAACGAGTTCCATAAGGATcccaaaattgattttctcCATAGCTTCCATGAGAATCCACTACTTTGTCCTTCAAGGTGCTAATTCTTACAAAAATACTAGACAAGCAGCGGACAGTGTCCTCAGATACTTTGTTTGGTGTGCTGTCAGCATCCAATAACCTATCATTAGGGGAACCAGAACAGCTCTCTTCTGCTTTCTCCTGGCCCTCTAATCTGTACTCTAGCTGGACAATTGAAGCCGGAATTAACATGCATGTAGCACAAACTTAATATGAGTTCTCATATGGAACCACAAATCATTGTATACCTGCAATTTTAAAGGATCCAAACACTTGTCTGatgattcattttttattggaaGTCTCTTAACTGGGGTAACAACTTTGGGACTTTTCCTTTCTGGAGATTGCTTATCCTTCATTGAATTAGTACATGATCTATTCTCTTTTCCTCGACCATCTTCCAAATGAGATGAAGAAGAATTCAATTTCATTGAACCTTGTCTCCCACTTGTTCTAATAAAGCAGTTTGTGGCTGTTCGATCATTAATGGCATCCGAGGGAATGAGCTTTCTGCTAGAAGCAGTTCTTGCAAGAGAAGGTTGAGGCCTTGTAGAGGTTGCTGCTAAATTGATCTCATTATGGGACAAAGATTTTGATCGCTGATGTTTACAACTTCTAACAGACAACTGGTCAGAATCATTAGAATTCTCCGCATTCCTCTTGGAGGAAATGTAGACAGCTTCCTGATAGAGACCTTGCCTAAAATTCACAACTTGCTCTTCAAGCCTAACAACCTCCTCTTCCAAAACAGCTACTTCAGCAAGTAGCTCTAATGTCTACAAAAACGAAGACAGTAATCAAACAGTATCCATAATTTATACTAAATCCTAAATGCagtataaaaattacttaacgTTAAAAGTGTTTGGTTCATCTGGGTTTCTCCCATTTTTGTCCTCGAAGAGTTGCAAGATAAAGTTAAGTTTTCAACAGAAGGAAGAGAGagatgaaataataatattgaagaGAGAAGTGAATATATACTAACATAGGGAGGGAGATAAGGAGGAAGACGAGGAAGAGATCCCAAAGGCCTCGTAAATGCCCTCTCTAAAGCTCTGTGTACATTCTCTTCATGTCTAAGCT
This window contains:
- the LOC102630693 gene encoding uncharacterized protein LOC102630693 isoform X1 translates to MHVFVFLAFLYSQLSRSVTSEKNKKRKRKKFLLFLSKKISALTLFISLSLNLQRGGWSALCSRFPVKSKAIKMNTRVRNALQSPLKHDKEKMETQGRKGIGAGNRRRSNRERKMALLEDVDKLKRKLRHEENVHRALERAFTRPLGSLPRLPPYLPPYTLELLAEVAVLEEEVVRLEEQVVNFRQGLYQEAVYISSKRNAENSNDSDQLSVRSCKHQRSKSLSHNEINLAATSTRPQPSLARTASSRKLIPSDAINDRTATNCFIRTSGRQGSMKLNSSSSHLEDGRGKENRSCTNSMKDKQSPERKSPKVVTPVKRLPIKNESSDKCLDPLKLQLEYRLEGQEKAEESCSGSPNDRLLDADSTPNKVSEDTVRCLSSIFVRISTLKDKVVDSHGSYGENQFWDPYGTRSELWNIDIGPYKHHCAIEASSVDLNRTTNALFLIHRLKFLLGKLASVSLEGLNHQQKLAFWINIYNSCIMNAFLEHGIPETPEMVVALMQKATIVVGGHLLNAITIEHFILRLPYHLKFVSTCPKAAKNDEMKARSIFGLEWSEPLVTFALCCGSWSSPAVRVYTASQVEEELEAAKKDYLQAAIGISRANKLILPKLLDWYLLDFAKDLESLLDWVCLQLPDELRKAAVKCLQRKEREPISQLVKVMPYDFSYRLLLHRR
- the LOC102630693 gene encoding uncharacterized protein LOC102630693 isoform X3; amino-acid sequence: MNTRVRNALQSPLKHDKEKMETQGRKGIGAGNRRRSNRERKMALLEDVDKLKRKLRHEENVHRALERAFTRPLGSLPRLPPYLPPYTLELLAEVAVLEEEVVRLEEQVVNFRQGLYQEAVYISSKRNAENSNDSDQLSVRSCKHQRSKSLSHNEINLAATSTRPQPSLARTASSRKLIPSDAINDRTATNCFIRTSGRQGSMKLNSSSSHLEDGRGKENRSCTNSMKDKQSPERKSPKVVTPVKRLPIKNESSDKCLDPLKLQLEYRLEGQEKAEESCSGSPNDRLLDADSTPNKVSEDTVRCLSSIFVRISTLKDKVVDSHGSYGENQFWDPYGTRSELWNIDIGPYKHHCAIEASSVDLNRTTNALFLIHRLKFLLGKLASVSLEGLNHQQKLAFWINIYNSCIMNAFLEHGIPETPEMVVALMQKATIVVGGHLLNAITIEHFILRLPYHLKFVSTCPKAAKNDEMKARSIFGLEWSEPLVTFALCCGSWSSPAVRVYTASQVEEELEAAKKDYLQAAIGISRANKLILPKLLDWYLLDFAKDLESLLDWVCLQLPDELRKAAVKCLQRKEREPISQLVKVMPYDFSYRLLLHRR
- the LOC102630693 gene encoding uncharacterized protein LOC102630693 isoform X2 — translated: MHVFVFLAFLYSQLSRSVTSEKNKKRKRKKFLLFLSKKISALTLFISLSLNLQRGGWSALCSRFPVKSKAIKMNTRVRNALQSPLKHDKEKMETQGRKGIGAGNRRRSNRERKMALLEDVDKLKRKLRHEENVHRALERAFTRPLGSLPRLPPYLPPYTLELLAEVAVLEEEVVRLEEQVVNFRQGLYQEAVYISSKRNAENSNDSDQLSVRSCKHQRSKSLSHNEINLAATSTRPQPSLARTASSRKLIPSDAINDRTATNCFIRTSGRQGSMKLNSSSSHLEDGRGKENRSCTNSMKDKQSPERKSPKVVTPVKRLPIKNESSDKCLDPLKLQLEYRLEGQEKAEESCSGSPNDRLLDADSTPNKVSEDTVRCLSSIFVRISTLKDKVVDSHGSYGENQFWDPYGTRSELWNIDIGPYKHHCAIEASSVDLNRTTNALFLIHRLKFLLGKLASVSLEGLNHQQKLAFWINIYNSCIMNAFLEHGIPETPEMVVALMQKATIVVGGHLLNAITIEHFILRLPYHLKFTCPKAAKNDEMKARSIFGLEWSEPLVTFALCCGSWSSPAVRVYTASQVEEELEAAKKDYLQAAIGISRANKLILPKLLDWYLLDFAKDLESLLDWVCLQLPDELRKAAVKCLQRKEREPISQLVKVMPYDFSYRLLLHRR